One Panicum virgatum strain AP13 chromosome 3N, P.virgatum_v5, whole genome shotgun sequence DNA segment encodes these proteins:
- the LOC120664820 gene encoding uncharacterized membrane protein YuiD-like gives MEVLSSSRFARALPSLLDPASRPLRPARHRGPTVHALASAPVDAAPSPSSPPPWLSRLLSAALRGGRAGGELPELAEATTGGAGIGTLLMSTTAAAVTKARESPYLLALAANPTFVSGLVAWAVAQAAKALLSSVVERRWDLRMLFSSGGMPSSHTALCTALTASVALCHGVSDALFPVCLGFTLIVMYDATGVRRHAGMQAEVLNKIVEDLFEGHPVSERKLKELLGHTPSQVFAGAILGILVAWYCCQGCIVPI, from the exons ATGGAGGTGCTCAGCTCCAGCCGCTTCGCTAGGGCGCTCCCCAGCCTCCTCGACCCCGCCTCCAGGCCCCTCAGGcccgcgcgccaccgcggccccACCGTCCATGCCCTAGCCTCCGCCCCCGTCGATGCCGCGCCGtcaccctcctcgccgccgccgtggctgtCGCGGCTCCTCTCCGCGGCGCTGAGGGGCGGCCGCGCGGGAGGGGAGCTCCCGGAACTCGCGGAGGCGACGACGGGCGGGGCCGGGATAGGGACGCTGCTGAtgagcacgacggcggcggcggtgaccaAGGCGCGGGAGAGCCCGTACCTGCTGGCGCTGGCGGCGAACCCGACGTTCGTGTCCGGGCTGGTGGCGTGGGCGGTGGCGCAGGCCGCCAAGGCCCTGCTCAGCTCCGTCGTCGAGCGGCGGTGGGACCTGCGGATGCTGTTCAGCTCCGGCGGGATGCCGTCCTCGCACACCGCGCTCTGCACCGCGCTCACCGCCTCCGTCGCGCTCTGCCACGGTGTCAGCGACGCGCTCTTCCCCGTCTGTCTCGGGTTTACTCTAATAGTTATGTACGACGCCACGGGCGTCAGGCGCCACGCCGGAATGCAGGCCGAG GTACTCAATAAGATCGTTGAGGACCTGTTTGAAGGCCATCCCGTTAGTGAAAGAAAACTTAAGGAGTTGTTAGGACACACTCCGTCACAGGTCTTTGCCGGAGCAATTTTAGGCATCTTGGTGGCCTGGTATTGCTGCCAGGGTTGTATTGTACCCATTTGA
- the LOC120664821 gene encoding CLP protease regulatory subunit CLPX1, mitochondrial-like isoform X2 has translation MFSAIRRLLASRVGALAAAKSTPSSSYAYSAAAPPSRPRFPTPKEIRRGLDEFVVGQDKAKKVLSVAVHNHYKRIYNESSNKCSSKSFVRGGVGTSGDDEIELEKSNILLIGPTGTGKTLLAKTLARYVNVPFVIADATAITQAGYSGEDVESVIYKLLVAADFNVEAAERGIVYIDEVDKLTKKAECHEDRRDVSGEGVQQALLKILEGTVINVPRKRSRDNVPHGYVEVDTRNILFICGGAFFGLEKIVSERHQLCPVGFGIPICHELRNCGWTTALQGSCSIDAVESDDLIAYGLIPEFIGRLPITVGLTNLREEQLVQVLREPKNAIGKQYKKLFKMNNVKLYFTENALHLIAKKAAAKETGARGLRSIMEDILTEAMFEIPDAKEGKEKIIAVLVDEESVGPLHHRGCGAKIFRDDGALELYVYQNNIKLPGLIQSNPSRSRVFRICLLVALSAIKLWIYQMFPCFSSLYEWIVLMLCKANIFTQ, from the exons ATGTTCTCTGCTattcgccgcctcctcgcctcccGTGTCGGCGCCCTCGCGGCGGCCAAGTCGACTCCCTCCTCCTCGTACGCCtactccgcggcggcgcccccgtcTCGGCCTCGATTCCCGACGCCCAAGGAGATCCGCCGAGGCCTGGACGAGTTCGTCGTCGGCCAGGACAAGGCTAAGAAG GTGCTCTCTGTTGCTGTGCACAATCACTACAAGAGGATATACAACGAGTCATCAAATAAGTG TTCCTCGAAAAGCTTTGTGCGTGGTGGTGTTGGTACCAGTGGGGATGATGAGATTGAGCTTGAAAAGAGTAACATCCTTCTGATTGGACCAACAGG GACAGGTAAAACACTATTAGCAAAAACATTAGCTCGCTATGTGAATGTGCCATTCGTGATTGCTGATGCAACAGCAATTACACAG GCTGGATATTCTGGTGAAGATGTGGAATCTGTAATTTACAAACTTCTAGTG GCTGCTGACTTCAACGTTGAAGCTGCAGAGCGTGGCATTGTGTACATTGACGAAGTTGATAAGCTTACAAAGAAG GCTGAATGCCATGAGGACCGAAGGGATGTCTCTGGAGAGGGTGTGCAGCAAGCATTATTAAAAATATTGGAAGGAACA GTCATCAATGTGCCAAGAAAAAGAAGTCGAGATAATGTACCCCATGGTTATGTTGAG gTAGATACAAGAAATATCCTTTTCATTTGTGGAGGCGCTTTCTTTGGCTTGGAAAAGATAGTCTCAGAAAG ACATCAACTCTGTCCTGTTGGATTTGGCATACCAATATGTCATGAGCTGCGGAACTGTGGCTGGACAACTGCTCTTCAGGGATCTTGCTCTATTGATGCT GTTGAAAGTGATGATCTAATTGCCTACGGCCTTATCCCAGAATTCATTGGAAGGTTGCCTATAACAGTTGGCCTGACAAATCTCAGGGAAGAGCAATTGGTCCAG GTGCTCAGGGAGCCGAAAAATGCAATAGGAAAGCAATACAAGAAGTTGTTCAAAATGAACAAT GTCAAGCTGTATTTCACTGAAAATGCTTTGCATCTAATAGCAAAGAAAGCGGCTGCAAAAGAAACGGGGGCTCGTGGGCTTCGATCTATAATGGAGGACATTCTGACAGAAGCAATGTTTGAG ATTCCTGATGCAAAGGAGGGGAAAGAGAAGATAATTGCTGTTCTTGTTGACGAAGAGTCCGTAGGGCCATTGCACCATCGAGGATGTGGAGCCAAAATTTTCCGGGACGATGGAGCCTTGGAACTGTATGTTTACCAGAACAACATCAAGCTGCCCGGGCTAATTCAGAGCAATCCCAGCCGCAGTCGCGTTTTCCGGATCTGCCTACTAGTCGCGTTATCAGCAATTAAACTCTGGATCTACCAGATGTTTCCTTGTTTTTCATCTCTATATGAATGGATTGTATTGATGCTGTGCAAGGCTAACATTTTTACGCAATGA
- the LOC120664821 gene encoding CLP protease regulatory subunit CLPX1, mitochondrial-like isoform X1, with product MFSAIRRLLASRVGALAAAKSTPSSSYAYSAAAPPSRPRFPTPKEIRRGLDEFVVGQDKAKKVLSVAVHNHYKRIYNESSNKCSSKSFVRGGVGTSGDDEIELEKSNILLIGPTGSGKTLLAKTLARYVNVPFVIADATAITQAGYSGEDVESVIYKLLVAADFNVEAAERGIVYIDEVDKLTKKAECHEDRRDVSGEGVQQALLKILEGTVINVPRKRSRDNVPHGYVEVDTRNILFICGGAFFGLEKIVSERHQLCPVGFGIPICHELRNCGWTTALQGSCSIDAVESDDLIAYGLIPEFIGRLPITVGLTNLREEQLVQVLREPKNAIGKQYKKLFKMNNVKLYFTENALHLIAKKAAAKETGARGLRSIMEDILTEAMFEIPDAKEGKEKIIAVLVDEESVGPLHHRGCGAKIFRDDGALELYVYQNNIKLPGLIQSNPSRSRVFRICLLVALSAIKLWIYQMFPCFSSLYEWIVLMLCKANIFTQ from the exons ATGTTCTCTGCTattcgccgcctcctcgcctcccGTGTCGGCGCCCTCGCGGCGGCCAAGTCGACTCCCTCCTCCTCGTACGCCtactccgcggcggcgcccccgtcTCGGCCTCGATTCCCGACGCCCAAGGAGATCCGCCGAGGCCTGGACGAGTTCGTCGTCGGCCAGGACAAGGCTAAGAAG GTGCTCTCTGTTGCTGTGCACAATCACTACAAGAGGATATACAACGAGTCATCAAATAAGTG TTCCTCGAAAAGCTTTGTGCGTGGTGGTGTTGGTACCAGTGGGGATGATGAGATTGAGCTTGAAAAGAGTAACATCCTTCTGATTGGACCAACAGGGTCAG GTAAAACACTATTAGCAAAAACATTAGCTCGCTATGTGAATGTGCCATTCGTGATTGCTGATGCAACAGCAATTACACAG GCTGGATATTCTGGTGAAGATGTGGAATCTGTAATTTACAAACTTCTAGTG GCTGCTGACTTCAACGTTGAAGCTGCAGAGCGTGGCATTGTGTACATTGACGAAGTTGATAAGCTTACAAAGAAG GCTGAATGCCATGAGGACCGAAGGGATGTCTCTGGAGAGGGTGTGCAGCAAGCATTATTAAAAATATTGGAAGGAACA GTCATCAATGTGCCAAGAAAAAGAAGTCGAGATAATGTACCCCATGGTTATGTTGAG gTAGATACAAGAAATATCCTTTTCATTTGTGGAGGCGCTTTCTTTGGCTTGGAAAAGATAGTCTCAGAAAG ACATCAACTCTGTCCTGTTGGATTTGGCATACCAATATGTCATGAGCTGCGGAACTGTGGCTGGACAACTGCTCTTCAGGGATCTTGCTCTATTGATGCT GTTGAAAGTGATGATCTAATTGCCTACGGCCTTATCCCAGAATTCATTGGAAGGTTGCCTATAACAGTTGGCCTGACAAATCTCAGGGAAGAGCAATTGGTCCAG GTGCTCAGGGAGCCGAAAAATGCAATAGGAAAGCAATACAAGAAGTTGTTCAAAATGAACAAT GTCAAGCTGTATTTCACTGAAAATGCTTTGCATCTAATAGCAAAGAAAGCGGCTGCAAAAGAAACGGGGGCTCGTGGGCTTCGATCTATAATGGAGGACATTCTGACAGAAGCAATGTTTGAG ATTCCTGATGCAAAGGAGGGGAAAGAGAAGATAATTGCTGTTCTTGTTGACGAAGAGTCCGTAGGGCCATTGCACCATCGAGGATGTGGAGCCAAAATTTTCCGGGACGATGGAGCCTTGGAACTGTATGTTTACCAGAACAACATCAAGCTGCCCGGGCTAATTCAGAGCAATCCCAGCCGCAGTCGCGTTTTCCGGATCTGCCTACTAGTCGCGTTATCAGCAATTAAACTCTGGATCTACCAGATGTTTCCTTGTTTTTCATCTCTATATGAATGGATTGTATTGATGCTGTGCAAGGCTAACATTTTTACGCAATGA
- the LOC120664822 gene encoding uncharacterized protein LOC120664822, whose product MALPSRLAQLQAKACEATRFAAKHGCAYQRSLVEKNKKYVVEPPTIEKCQELSKQLFYTRLASLPGRYEAFWKELDQVKQLWRNRNDLNVEHAGVAALFGIELYAWFCVGEIVGRGFTLTGYHV is encoded by the exons ATGGCTCTGCCGTCGAGGCTGGCGCAGCTGCAGGCGAAGGCGTGCGAGGCGACGCGGTTCGCCGCGAAGCACGGGTGCGCGTACCAGCGATCGCTCGtcgagaagaacaagaagtacgTCGTGGAGCCCCCCACCATCGAGAAGTGCCAGGAGCTCTCCAAGCAGCTCTTCTACACCCGCCTTGCCAG CCTTCCCGGTCGCTACGAAGCATTCTGGAAAGAGCTTGATCAAGTGAAGCAGCTGTGGAGAAACAGGAATGATCTGAATGTTGAGCACGCTGGCGTTGCCGCGCTCTTTGGCATTGAGTTGTACGCGTGGTTCTGTGTCGGTGAGATCGTTGGCAGAGGATTTACTCTCACAGGATACCACGTCTGA
- the LOC120667631 gene encoding uncharacterized protein LOC120667631, which yields MPPLRRKRHVEVDEEYDKFEDDADNMSDDEDAEEFAEDEPESQRDEEMLDDDTVFGLFKKHFCNSLRQMMRSGNGSQARPSNIARNKRRNSGCGVSDARVRKVVTRLNVTYFSEILEALDGPKRKVIETYGFGSLLHFDKCAIPLAFSRWIADQVQVRSSDIVVRNKSIPITVRAVHDILGIPIGGSSVRKCDAERGKKEFLAVLRLRRPPNFKYFGDKLKKKDISDDDLVRSFLIVALVTFLCPNSNTYPSTKHLLPLVDIKNAKDWD from the exons ATGCCTCCTCTACGTCGGAAGCGTCACGTTGAGGTTGATGAAGAGTACGACAAATTTGAAGATGATGCCGATAATATGtctgatgatgaagatgctgaAGAATTTGCTGAAGATGAACCAGAAAGTCAAAGGGATGAGGAAATGCTTGATGATGATACTGTTTTTGGACTGTTTAAAAAGCAT TTCTGCAATTCACTGAGGCAAATGATGAGATCTGGAAATGGTTCTCAAGCTAGACCCTCCAATATTGCAAGAAACAAAAGACGTAATAGTGGCTGTGGTGTTAGTGATGCTCGTGTTCGAAAGGTAGTCACAAGATTAAATGTGACCTACTTTTCTGAAATTCTTGAAGCTTTGGATGGGCCGAAACGTAAAGTTATTGAGACTTACGGATTTGGGTCATTGCTGCACTTTGACAAGTGTGCCATCCCTTTGGCTTTCTCTCGTTGGATTGCTGACCAAGTTCAAGTTAGGAGTAGTGACATTGTTGTCAGGAATAAGTCAATACCCATTACTGTTAGAGCTGTCCATGATATTCTTGGTATTCCTATTGGAGGATCTTCAGTTAGAAAATGTGATGCAGAGAGAGGGAAGAAAGAATTTCTTGCGGTCTTGAGGTTGAGAAGACCGCCAAATTTCAAGTATTTTGGTGATAAATTGAAGAAAAAAGATATTTCTGATGATGATCTTGTCCGCAGTTTTTTGATTGTTGCCTTGGTTACATTTCTTTGTCCTAACTCCAACACTTATCCGAGCACCAAGCACCTCCTACCCTTGGTTGATATTAAGAATGCTAAGGACTGGGATTAG